The Rhodococcus triatomae genome includes a window with the following:
- a CDS encoding PadR family transcriptional regulator has translation MLAFGEELTGNDLKKWVDWSVGFFYWSPSVSQVYGELKKLETLGLVTSHVVSEPGVRGRRLYAITPAGTDAVRSWSRGAPVEIPVLKHGVMLRLWLGHLSDPEHLKSLVRAHIENMRELRARAALHAEHSTREPAWAYPRMSLRWAVRYFDAEIELAEQMFDEIDEAAEAFAEARVVEDSGLPQPNDPGSWKTVEDIVEALHTTRS, from the coding sequence ATGCTCGCGTTCGGCGAGGAACTGACGGGCAACGATCTCAAGAAATGGGTCGACTGGAGCGTCGGATTCTTCTACTGGAGCCCCTCGGTCAGCCAGGTGTACGGAGAGCTGAAGAAGCTCGAGACGCTCGGTCTGGTGACCTCGCACGTGGTGTCCGAACCGGGCGTCCGCGGCCGCCGTCTGTATGCGATCACCCCGGCGGGCACCGACGCCGTACGGTCCTGGTCACGCGGTGCCCCGGTGGAGATCCCGGTGCTCAAGCACGGTGTGATGCTGCGGCTGTGGCTGGGGCACCTCAGTGATCCCGAACATCTCAAGTCGTTGGTGCGCGCCCACATCGAGAACATGCGCGAGCTCCGCGCCCGGGCGGCGTTGCACGCCGAGCACTCCACCCGAGAGCCGGCATGGGCGTACCCGAGGATGAGTCTGCGCTGGGCGGTGCGCTACTTCGACGCCGAGATCGAGCTGGCGGAGCAGATGTTCGACGAGATCGACGAGGCCGCAGAGGCGTTCGCCGAAGCCCGGGTCGTCGAGGACAGCGGGCTACCGCAGCCGAACGACCCGGGCAGTTGGAAGACGGTCGAGGACATCGTCGAAGCGCTACACACCACCCGGAGCTGA